In Lysinibacillus sp. FSL M8-0337, the following proteins share a genomic window:
- a CDS encoding conjugal transfer protein, protein MVKKISSKNKKKDKINKIIMIFKKANEHEKLKSEARKAEKNNRVRGYRARRFGVFSFWFLFIMMLCVFLVNTVSTKGESNTNEVEFRMNKATSEEAVEFSKDFLQKYFTWIDVGEYDSDAKEKRKALMSRYLPNELVNIVADTTSPIWNSELKKDSILLKNIEDVGDNQAHITFKISPIFTKTAGAIEDEKKTVEESEIVKLTRKVKFLAVKLYYDEVNESFIVYELPSFTYVEEADNPSNFLSETDGLKKDDSEAKEIKSFLETFFDSYINDSKEKLAYLFENPENITGLNQTMEFVKFNNLAVFEGQIESEKVVTTDVTLKEPDTGVPFVATYTLVVKRTEQGYIVKHLENKAYLDRLRNSKDGE, encoded by the coding sequence ATGGTTAAAAAAATTAGCAGCAAAAATAAAAAAAAGGACAAAATCAATAAAATTATAATGATTTTCAAAAAGGCGAACGAACATGAAAAATTGAAAAGTGAAGCGAGAAAAGCTGAAAAGAATAACAGGGTAAGAGGATATCGGGCGAGAAGATTCGGTGTATTCTCCTTTTGGTTTCTATTTATTATGATGTTATGTGTCTTTCTAGTTAATACGGTTTCAACTAAAGGTGAATCCAATACTAATGAAGTAGAGTTCCGAATGAATAAAGCAACCTCTGAAGAAGCAGTTGAATTTTCAAAAGACTTTCTCCAGAAATATTTTACTTGGATAGATGTTGGAGAATATGATTCAGATGCTAAGGAAAAGCGTAAGGCTTTAATGAGTCGTTACTTACCAAATGAACTCGTCAATATTGTTGCAGATACGACATCACCTATTTGGAACTCCGAATTAAAAAAGGATAGTATTCTTTTAAAGAATATTGAGGATGTCGGAGATAATCAGGCGCACATTACATTTAAGATTAGTCCTATTTTTACTAAAACGGCAGGAGCCATTGAAGATGAGAAAAAGACAGTTGAAGAAAGTGAGATTGTGAAGCTAACTAGGAAAGTTAAGTTTTTGGCCGTAAAGCTTTATTATGATGAGGTAAATGAATCATTCATCGTATATGAGTTACCTAGTTTTACTTATGTAGAGGAAGCGGATAATCCATCGAATTTCCTTTCAGAAACAGATGGCCTTAAAAAGGATGACAGTGAAGCTAAAGAAATAAAATCGTTCTTAGAGACCTTTTTTGATTCTTATATAAATGATTCAAAAGAAAAGTTGGCTTATTTATTTGAGAATCCAGAAAACATCACTGGCTTAAATCAAACAATGGAATTCGTTAAATTCAACAACTTGGCTGTGTTTGAAGGACAAATTGAATCCGAGAAAGTAGTGACAACAGATGTAACACTGAAAGAACCAGATACAGGCGTACCATTTGTTGCAACTTATACATTGGTTGTTAAACGGACGGAACAAGGGTATATAGTAAAGCATTTGGAGAATAAAGCTTATTTGGATCGATTAAGAAACTCAAAGGATGGCGAATAA